Genomic segment of Bacteroidota bacterium:
TTTTATATGTTGTGAAACTGCCGGTCGGCTTATTTGAAATTTTTCGGCAATAGCATTTAGTGTCATAGGTTCTTTGGAAAGAAGGTCTATGATTTGTCGCCTGTTAGGGTCGGCAATTGCTTGAAAAATGTCTCGTCTTAAATCAGTCGCCATATTATGTAAGTGTTCGCTTACGCAAAAGTATATGTAAGTATTTGATTACGCAAATATTTTGTCAATTATTTTTTGTCTGCGTAAAAATGTCCTGGTGAAATTGTCTGTTTGGGTGTCGCACTGCAATGACCGCTAACGTTTTGCGGCTTTGCGAAGGTGGGGAAATCGAAGTACAAATGCTCAAATTAGTACAAAGGTTAAATAGAATTCCTAATGTTCAAATTTGCACTGAAGCCCCACTTTTGCAAAACCGCTGTGCTCGTTGCACAACCACCCAAATGTACACATTTTCATGTTTAAAATGGATTTTTAGGCGTCAAAAAGGCTGTTTAACTTAGCTTATGCAAGGAAAAAAACGCTACTCCGAAAAATTATTTGTCCATTTTCAATTAAACGACCGAGTTCGGAAGATAATTTTATCGGCAGTTGGATAATGCATTAGATTTAAAATTTTTTATATCAAGCAACAGCCTCTTTTTATGGCGATGAAGGACAGCAAAGTATAGATCCAGTTGTATTTTTAAATTAATGATGGTCGGTTATTTTGAAAACCTTTCCAGTGACAGAAGAATAATTACAACTGCCTCCATGCGATTGGATATTTTGTATTTTATTGGTTACGATATCGATGAACAGTTGCCATGGCATAGCACTTTAAGCAGAACACGGCAATTGTATGGAGAGGACATATTTTTACAATTATTTCAAAAAGTATTGTCACTTTGTGTGCAGCAAGGCATGGTTAGGGGTAAGCGCCAAGCAATTGATTCTGCATTTATAAAAGCAAATGCAAGTTTAGATTCATTGTTAGAAAAAGAAATTGTTGATGATGCAGCAGATTACATTGAATCATTAGAGACTGAATTTGATTACAAACAAAAAAATGAAACTGACGAAAAATCGGATAATAAAAATCAAAAGGTAAAAGCATCAACAAAAAAATGGGTAGATAAACATCATGCCTGGAAAGAAAAGGAATATAAAGACCAACCGGGTAATATAAACACGACCGGACAAACAAATAAAATTGATAATCGCGATGAACACGGTAATATCATCCGCTCGAAGTTTTTATCTAATCATACCCATTACAGTCCAACAGACCCTGATGCACGTATATCGGTAAAGCCCGGAAAGGCACGTCAGCTTAACTATTTTGGACAGTTGGCAGTGGATGATGCACACCATGTTATAACCGGCGCCATGGCCAATTTTGCAGATAAACGCGACAGCCAATGTTTACCAGCAATATTAGATCAAGCAATAAATAATTTAGCACAAAATGATATTACCATAGCAGAAATAGGTGCAGACTCCGCTTATAGCAGTGGCCCGGCTCTTGCTCATGTGGAACAAAATAATATTACGGCATACATTCCGAATTTTGGACAATACCGAAACACTAGAGAAGGATTTATTTACAATAAGGAACAGGATCAATATGAATGTCAACGTGGAAATAAAGCGATATTACCATTTAAAGGAATAAGAACCGACAGCAAAGGTTATGATAAAAAAACGTATCGCAGTAGTGAAACGGATTGCAAAAATTGTCCGCTAAGAAAAAGTTGTGCCGGAGAAAAAACAAAGTTTAAAAAACTTGATGACACAGTCGATAAACCATATTACGACCGGATGCATGAACGTATGCAAACCGAGTATGCAAAAACGATGGTGCGTATAAGGAGCAAAACAGTAGAACCTGTGCTAGGAACATTACTCAATTTTATGGGTATGCGTAGAGTGAACACGCGAGGCATAAATAAAGCAAATAAGCATGTGTTAATGGCATCCCTATGTTACAATCTGAAAAAATATTTAAAGTTTATTCGTTTAAATCCGGTTGTAAATAAAAATTACAAATTAGTATTAGGGGAACAACTACCAAATTATTTAAATCGTGGTTTTTACATCTATTTAAAGCCTGTTAGCGGCATATAAATTTTGCAAATTAATAGGATTGAAATAATCAAAGTTCGTTAAAATGCCCTAGAATCAATAGGTTAGAAAGAATTTAATCAAAAAATGCTAGAATTAAGAAGTTGTGCAACAGTAACCGCTGTTATCGGCTGTTTTTTTCTCGTTATTTTGCTTTGAGTTCTTTCGTTACCTGTTTTATAAATTTGTCTTTGTCCTTTTTGGCTTCTTTAATTGTGGCTTTGATGTCTGCTGGCATAGGTAAATATTTGTCAGACCAAATGTAAACTTCCATAATGATAGGTAATAAGTCAATTCCTTTTGTTGTCAGTTTGTATAAAATTTTTGCTTTACTGTCGGGGTGTGCAGATTTTTCAATTATACCATTTTCTTCAAGTCCTTTCAGTCTTGTTGCTAAAATATTTGTTGCAATTCCTTCAGCTGATTTTAAAAAGTCGTTATAGGTACACTTATTACCGAACATTAGGTCTCTAATAATGAGTAACGACCACTTGTCGCCAAATACGTCAAGCGATTGACTCAAAGGACAGTCTGACCTTTTTTTACCTGTTTCCATAAAATAATTCTAAAATATTTTTAAAAATAACTTGCATTTTGAAAGTTGTTTGTATATTTGCACTTGCAATTTGCAAGCAAAAATACAATTTTAAATTTAAAACAAATAAAAATGAGCAAGAATATTTTAGTTACAGGTGCAAGTTCGGGCTTTGGATTACTTATCGCAAACGAGCTTCACACAAAGGGTTTCAATGTAATCGGTACAAGTCGAAATCCTGAAAAAATAAAGTCAACAGTCCCTTTCAAAATGATTTCATTAGACCTAGATTCAGACAACTCAATAACCACTTTGCCTGATAGACTTTTTAAAGAAATCGATAAGTTGGATGTTCTAATCAACAATGCAGGCTTCTTAGTTACAGGTATAGCAGAAGAAATTCCTATAGAATTAGGTAGAAAACAATTTGAAACTAATTTTTGGGGAACTATCAAAGTTACAAATGCAATTTTGCCCTCTTTTAGAAAGCAAAAATTTGGTAAAATAATAACAGTTGGTTCAATTACTGGGCTTGTTGCATTTCCGAATACATCTTACTATGCCTCCTCCAAACACGCCTTGGAAGGATACTTTAAAGCATTGCGCTATGAATTAGCTGAATTTAATATTCGTGTGGCAATGATTGAACCTGGCTCTTTCAAGACAAATATTATGGAAAATTCATCCACAACATTAAATCGAATAGAAGATTACAATAGACTAAGGGCTAAAAGCGAAAAATATGCTGATTTAATAGTTGAACAAGGTGAAAATCCTGTAATGGTTGCATCAAAAGTGCTGAAAGTAGTTGAAACAGATAAACCTAAATTTAGAAATTTGGTAGGTAAAGGGTTATCCGTTTTAATCACGTTACAACATTTTGCCTATGGCTTTTTAGAAAAAACAGTACTTAAACAATTAAACAACGCTTAAAAATAAATAAAATGAAAGCATTCATAGCAAAAAGCTACGGCAAAAAAGAAAAATTGCATCTAACTGAAATTGCAGAACCTGCAATAAACTCAAATGATGTATTAGTTGAAGTAAATTCTGCAGGTGTCAATGTAATTGATTTACTTATACGAAATGGTGATTTTAAACTTTTCTTACCAATGAAACCACCTTTTCAATTAGGTCGTGATGTGGCAGGTGTTGTGACAAAAGTGGGTTCAAAAGTTAGTAAGTTCAAAGTGGGCGATGAAGTATACTCTAGTTCAGGAAATCACAAACTAGGAACGTATGCTCAATATATTTCCATTGATGAAAATGAAGTTGCATTAAAACCCAAAAATCTCACAATGGAAGAAGCAAGCTCAATTCCATTAGTTGGATTAACTTCTTGGCAAGCATTGGTAGAAATTGCAAATGTTCAAAAAGGGCAAAAAGTTTTCGTTCAAGCTGGTTCTGGTGGTGTTGGTACATTTGCCATTCAATTAGCAAAACATTTAGGAGCAACTGTTGCTACTACAACAAGTTCACGCAATTTTGATTTGGTAAAAAGTTTAGGTGCAGATATTGTAATTGATTACAAGACACAAGACTTTGAAACTATATTGAAAGATTATGATTTGGTTTTGCATAGCAATAAGGATACAAAAGTTTTGGAAAAGTCATTACGAATTCTGAAATCAGGTGGTCAAGTTATTTCGCTAACGGGTCCACCAACACCTGAATTTGCAGAACAAATTGGTTTAGCTTGGCATTTGAAATTTGTGACAAAGCTTTTAAGTTTAGGTATAAAAAAGAAAGCAAAAAAATTAAATGCAAAATTTACTTTTCTGTTTATGAGAGCAGAAGGCAAACAACTAAGTCAAATTACAAAACTTATTGAGGCTGGTGTTATAAAACCTGTGATAGATAAAGTCTTTCCGTTTGAACAAACTAATGATGCTTTGTCCTACGTAGAAACAGGTCGGTCAAAAGGGAAAGTCGTTATCAAACTCAAGTAGTTTGTCTGTCTGT
This window contains:
- a CDS encoding IS1182 family transposase, whose amino-acid sequence is MMVGYFENLSSDRRIITTASMRLDILYFIGYDIDEQLPWHSTLSRTRQLYGEDIFLQLFQKVLSLCVQQGMVRGKRQAIDSAFIKANASLDSLLEKEIVDDAADYIESLETEFDYKQKNETDEKSDNKNQKVKASTKKWVDKHHAWKEKEYKDQPGNINTTGQTNKIDNRDEHGNIIRSKFLSNHTHYSPTDPDARISVKPGKARQLNYFGQLAVDDAHHVITGAMANFADKRDSQCLPAILDQAINNLAQNDITIAEIGADSAYSSGPALAHVEQNNITAYIPNFGQYRNTREGFIYNKEQDQYECQRGNKAILPFKGIRTDSKGYDKKTYRSSETDCKNCPLRKSCAGEKTKFKKLDDTVDKPYYDRMHERMQTEYAKTMVRIRSKTVEPVLGTLLNFMGMRRVNTRGINKANKHVLMASLCYNLKKYLKFIRLNPVVNKNYKLVLGEQLPNYLNRGFYIYLKPVSGI
- a CDS encoding helix-turn-helix transcriptional regulator — its product is METGKKRSDCPLSQSLDVFGDKWSLLIIRDLMFGNKCTYNDFLKSAEGIATNILATRLKGLEENGIIEKSAHPDSKAKILYKLTTKGIDLLPIIMEVYIWSDKYLPMPADIKATIKEAKKDKDKFIKQVTKELKAK
- a CDS encoding SDR family NAD(P)-dependent oxidoreductase translates to MSKNILVTGASSGFGLLIANELHTKGFNVIGTSRNPEKIKSTVPFKMISLDLDSDNSITTLPDRLFKEIDKLDVLINNAGFLVTGIAEEIPIELGRKQFETNFWGTIKVTNAILPSFRKQKFGKIITVGSITGLVAFPNTSYYASSKHALEGYFKALRYELAEFNIRVAMIEPGSFKTNIMENSSTTLNRIEDYNRLRAKSEKYADLIVEQGENPVMVASKVLKVVETDKPKFRNLVGKGLSVLITLQHFAYGFLEKTVLKQLNNA
- a CDS encoding NADP-dependent oxidoreductase; translated protein: MKAFIAKSYGKKEKLHLTEIAEPAINSNDVLVEVNSAGVNVIDLLIRNGDFKLFLPMKPPFQLGRDVAGVVTKVGSKVSKFKVGDEVYSSSGNHKLGTYAQYISIDENEVALKPKNLTMEEASSIPLVGLTSWQALVEIANVQKGQKVFVQAGSGGVGTFAIQLAKHLGATVATTTSSRNFDLVKSLGADIVIDYKTQDFETILKDYDLVLHSNKDTKVLEKSLRILKSGGQVISLTGPPTPEFAEQIGLAWHLKFVTKLLSLGIKKKAKKLNAKFTFLFMRAEGKQLSQITKLIEAGVIKPVIDKVFPFEQTNDALSYVETGRSKGKVVIKLK